The DNA window TCACGTTCCGTTTTATTCAGATCGACAAACATAGCCTCAACATTTAAATCTTTATTTCTCTCTACACCCTCTCTTCCTGATGATTTCTTTGCAAGAGTCGATTTTCCTAAAGCTACTTGTATTTGTTCACGCGTATATCTACCATGAACTCTCAATGGGCAAGGAAAGTCTATTAATAATGGAATTTCTAAAGTTTGAACTGAATCACATAACAATGTAAATATATCAATCATTTCATATATTAATAAAGGAACATCCGCCAACGCATCAAACATTTCTTGCAAAGAATTAAATATTCCTGCATCTTGCCACATATCATAGTAAAACATTGTAGCCATTAAAGCCTCATCTGCGCTTAATTCCTCCTCTTTTACAATAAATCTTTTTGTTGCCAATTTATAAAGAAAAGAAAAATAGCTGTACGAATCAGCAGATAGCCACTTCTTGCGTACCGCACGACTCAACTCTTTCATAAAAGGAAGTTCCTGTAAATCAATAACTCCTGCATCCATACAAAGAGTTACCCAGGATGTATTATCCCAGTTATAAATCCGCCTGAAAGGAATATGGGTTATTTGTAAAAAGTTAGACAATGTAAGAGGTAAATTCGTTTCGTATTTAAAGTTACGAATACGAGTCAATATTTTAGCTTTATTGAACGACACATAACTTTTTATGTTATTAAGAATATAGCTTTGAGCTTGCTTTTCCAAAACAATTGTACATCCTAATGGTAGATGCACAAATCCCTCTTCTATTTCTTCTTTAATTGACATATTACTACGACCAATCATAGCACGGAATCTACTTTCAAAATTATATTCTGCTCTGGCGTTTCCTACAAAATCAAGAACAGTAAGGCATTGTTTATTTTCATGTAACCGTAATCCTCTACCTAATTGCTGTAAGAATACTGTTAAACTCTCAGTAGGACGAAGAAACAAAACCGTATCTACAGAAGGTATATCAACTCCTTCGTTAAACACATCTACAACAAAAAGATAATTTATCTCTTTACGCTCAAGCTGTTTACGAATACCGGTTCTATCATGAGTATCTCCCAATAATACATCCGCTTTTAAACCAACTAATGAAAACTTCATCGCCATATATTTGGCATGATCTACGGAAGCACAAAAGCAAAGAGCACGAACACTATGTATATCCGTCAAATAACGATCTAATGCATTAATGATTAATCGAACTCGATCATCACCCTCTGTATAAACGCGCGTTAATTCAGCAACATTATACTTTCCATTTTCCCAAGAGACTCTACTTAAATCAATATTATCTGAGACTCCGAAATATTGAAAAGGACATAGCAACCGTTGATTTAGAGCTTCAGGAAGTCTTATTTCTGCAGCAATAACATTACAAAAATCTGGCAAAATATCTTCACCATCCGTACGTTCAGGAGTAGCAGTTAGTCCAACCAATATTTTAGGTTTGAAACGATTCAAAATTGGGCGATAACTGCTTGCAGAAACATGATGCACTTCATCTATAATAATATAATCATAATAATCATTGGCTAACGGTAAATCATTGACTCTATTTTTCAAAGTCATATTTGAGGCAAATAGAAAATCATAATTATCTGGTTCTAATCCATCAACCCATAACTGACCAAAGTTATAATCTTGCAGAACATCTTTAAACGTTTTCTGAGCCTGTAGCAGAATTTCCTTTCTGTGAGCAACATATAATAATTTGGCATGCGGATTTTCATTTTTAAAACGGCGATAATCAAATGCCGAAATCATTGTTTTGCCAGTACCTGTTGCAGCTACTATAAGATTATTCCAACGATTATGCACATTGCGTTCTATTAGCAACTTGTCAAGTATTTCTTTCTGATACCAAAAAGGCTCGCATTTTCTAAGTTCAGTAAGATCTAAAGATTTACCGAACTTTTGTTGTTTAAGAGATTTGCTTAATTTCTCATCATCAATTCCTAATTGGAAGGTCTCAAATTCTGGACTTTCCCAATATGTTTCAAATGTTTTATGAAATTTATCGATCACATGACCTATTTCTGCTTGAGTTATTTTTATATTCCACTCTAACCCACGGTTCAAAGCAGAATGAGAAATATTAGAAGAGCCTATATAACCTGTATCGAATCCTGTTTTACGCAAAAACAAATAGGCTTTTGCATGCAAACGTTCATTACTATTATTATAAGAGATCTTAATCTCTGTATTTTTCAAACCGGCCAAAAACTGCACAGCTTTTAAATCTGTTGCACCAATATAAGAAGTTGTTATAACCCGCAATCTTTTTCCACTTTCTGTAAATTGAAGAAAATTATCTAGCAGTCCGCTTAAACCAGTCCACTTAATAAAAGAAACTAGAATACAAACTTCATCGCTTGAAGCAATTTCACGTTTCATCTCGCTTTCTAAGCTTATGGATTGATTAGAGCCAGTAAACAATTCACTTTGAGTTAACCGAGTATATGGTGTTATCGCTTTTAAATATTCAGCAACATCAGGATATGAGCAAGTTGTTTTATCTATTATTGCGGTTAATAACTTTCCTTGTACATCTAATAAATTAAGATCTTGTTCCCCCATCTTGAATCTATCCCGAACTAAACGAATAATATCATTTACTAATGTAATCCCAACATCTAATCTTTTTTCTGCTTTCAAATTATTGATTGCGAAATAGATTACTTTATTCAGATATCTTGAAAGGTATATAGCAGCTTCTTCAGAATCAAGAGTCTTTGTTCCAATATAAAACCGTTGGTTATCTAAACCTAATATCTTCTTTTGAATTAATTGAGAAATTATTTCTTCGTAGATTCCTTGTTGCATAGCAATTAATTATATTTACGTCTCAAAGTTATAAAAAATATACAAAGACAAAATAATAAACAAATATATTATCTGCAATTGAACTACAAAGCCCAATTTTGTACCCAATCGGGTACAAATAACCTATAAAATCATAAAATTATACCCAAAAGGGTACAATCTATCTTTTTATTTCTATATTTGTACCCAAACGGGTATAATATGGAATATCTATCTCTTTCTGAATATGTAAAACAGATGCGTAAACAGTATAATCTTACGCAAGTTGATTTATCGGAGAAATCGGGTGTAGGACTTCGTTTTGTACGTGAATTGGAACGAGGAAAGCAGTCTTTACGCCTTGATAAAGTAAATCAGATTCTGAATCTTTTTGGTTCCGAAGTTGGTGTTGTGCCTATGAATAAAGATAACTTTGGTGTATGAAGCAGGCAAAAATACAAATACATAGTCAGCTGGCCGGCATACTAACCGAGGACGAGAATGGATTTACATTCTGTTATGACGACAACTATCTGAAACAGGAAGACGCTGAAGCTATAAGTCTTACTTTACCTCTGACGGATAAACCTTATCATAATAGTGTGCTCTTTCCTTTTTTTGACGGACTGATTCCTGAAGGATGGCTGCTTGGTATAGCCGAACGTAGCTGGAAAATAAGTCAGCGTGACCGGATGTCTTTATTAATGGCCTGCTGTAAAGATTGCATTGGTGCTGTTAGCGTTATACCAATTGAGGAGGAGGAATAATTTATGGGAAAGTGCTTGTATTGTTATAAAGAAACTGAAGAAGGTAACGACTTCCATCCGGCCTGCTCGAAAAAGATATTCGGAACAGCTATACCACCAATTCTTCCTTACGATCGCAAAGATCTTGTAACATTGGGAGAACAGGTAGTAAGGAGCAAAACAGTATTAACCGGGGTGCAGGCTAAATTATCTGTAGACATAGACAACACCCGGAAAGGTGAATCTGAACGACTTACTATTGTAGGATTATGGGGACGATTTATACTTAAACCTCAAACGGAACAATACAGAAATCTTCCTGAAGTGGAGGATTTAACAATGCATCTGGCCGAAATAGCGAAAATAAAAGTGGTGCCTCATTCACTTATAAGATTTAAGGATGGCGAGCTGTGCTATATAACCAGAAGGATTGACAGAGAGAAAAATGGAGAAAAATTCCCCATGGAGGATATGTGTCAGTTATCTGAACGGTTGACTGAGTACAAATACAAGGGATCTTATGAACAGATAGCAAAGGTTATATTCAAATATTCCACTATTGCCAAACTTGATGTTATTAATTTCTGGGAGCAGGTTCTGTTTTCATGGATTACCGGAAATGCAGACATGCATCTCAAAAATTTCTCCCTGTATAGTATTTCTAAAGGGGTTTATTCATTAACTCCCGGATACGATATGCTTTCAACCACTTTGGTTATGCCAGAAGATACAGAGGAACTGGCCTTAAACCTGAATGGGAAGAAAAAGAAGTTAAAGAAGGAGGATTTTATCAAGGCTTTCAAGGCTTCGGAACTTGAAGATAAAATTATTGAAAACATCTTCGGCAAGTTTGAGAAAGCTTTACCTAAATGGTTGGTTTTCATAGATAGCTCATTTTTGCCGAATGATATGAAAGAGGTTTATAAGAATCTCATCACTGATAAGTTGAACAAATTAAAAACAAATAAATAAAATATATGAGTCTGAAACATAAAGATTACAAAGAAGCAAATATGCGCTTTCTGGAAGAGAACCTGAACGAAGAAGGAGTAATGGAATTGCCTTGCGGTGTGCAGTACAAAGTGATATTACAAGGAAAAGGACCAGTGCCTACAACTAAAAGTATGGTGAAAGTTCACTATAAAGGTACCCTGATTGACGGAACGGTATTTGATGATTCTTTTAGCAGAAAGAGACCGGAATCATTTCGTGTGAATGAGGTTATTACTGGTTGGCAGGAAGCTTTGCAGGCTATGCCTCTTGGTTCGCGCTGGATGATTTATATTCCGTACGTACTTGGATACGGAACCAGGGCGGCAGGGAAAATAAAACCCTACTCTACCCTGATTTTTGAAGTGGAACTGCTAGGGGTTAAATAACCCCTGGCGTTTATCTGAATTCTTTCCTAAGCTGTTCTACCCAGTCGTGAACTCGTTTTTCTATTTGTTCCGGCTGATTTTCAACATCTAGTGCCAGACCAAGAAACTTCCCTTCTTTTAGTGCCTGAGAGTTATTAAATGAATACCCCTCGGCAGAGGTGTGCCCCACGAGTTGAGCTCCAGCTGTTTCAAATGCCTCGGCCAGGAGCCCTATTCCATCTACAAAATTATCGGGATAGTTTACCTGATCTCCCAGACCGAAGATGGCTACTTTTTTATCCTGAAGTTCAAGTGATGTAAGCTCGGGTATTATCTCGTCCCAATAGGTGGGTAGTTCGCCATCGAACCAGGTTGAAGTACCTACTATCAGATAGCTGTAAGCGAGGAACTCTTCTTTCCATGCACTCTCGATAGGAACAATATCCAGATCTTCTTTGCCAAATGCAGCTTGTATCTGCTGCGCTATTGCGGCTGTTTTCTTAGTGCTTGTTCCATAAAATAATCCAATCTTTCTCATTGCAAACATCTTTAATTGTTAGTATTCCAGTAAACTTTTGGCTGCCTTGTAAATGCGTTCCTCACCTGGAAGAATAGCTTTTTCAAAATTAGGATGAAAACCTACAGGGGTGAAAATTGAACCAACCCGCTGAACGGGGGCATCGAGATAACGGAACATATCCTCGCCTATCATTGCTGCTATTTCGGCACCGAATCCTGAAAAGACTTTGTCTTCATGCACTATCAGTGCTTTGCTGGTTTTCTTCACTGATTCAAAAATGGCTTCTTTATCAAGAGGAATAAGTGAACGGAGATCGATGACTTCAACATTCCAACCGGATTCTTTTGCCAGGCGATCGGCCACGGTAAGACAGAAATGGGTAGTGTTACCATAGGTGATAATACTGAGGTCTGTTCCTTCCCGACGAATACGCGCCTTCCCGAATGGTACTTCAAAATCATCGGGCACCACAGTTGCTGCCTCCACTGCATTATACTGTGCTTTGGGTTCCAGATAGAGGGTGAATCCTTTTGATCGCATGCTGGTTCGTAACAATCCTGCTGCATCATCGGCAAAAGAAGGATAGACTATGCGTGCACCCGGAAGTGTGGTCAACGCGCCCTCCAAAGTTTGTGAATGATAAAGTCCTCCGCCAATATATCCTCCCGAAGCTAGACGTAACGTTATATTTGGTACGAACTGTCCGTTGCTTCGCCAGTATTCGTGTGTACACTCCACATATTGCTCTACTGCCGGCCAGAAATAATCGGCAAACTCGGCTCCCTCAATAACAATTCGTATTTTAGGATCGAAGCGGCTCATGCCATTGGCAGTTCCCACGATATAATCCTCTGCAATGGGTGCATTGAAAACTCTTTTAACGCCGAACTCCTGCTGCATTCCTTTGGTTACATTAAACACCCCGCCTTTGTCTTTATTAGCCACATCCTGTCCCCAGAGAAAGGTATCGGGATTGTGTCTGAATTCAGCCTTCAATGTTTCATTGATAGCTGTAACCATATTCTTCTTCTCTCCTTCCTGGTTATGGGTTCCGTCAACATAGACTTGTGGTTTATATGGCTCGGGAAGAACATAATCGAGTACTGTAGAAGCGTCAGGATCGGGTGCTGCAATGGCTTTCTTATTGGCGGAACTCAATTCTTTCTTTGCCTCTTCTTCTATTTTCTTTAGTTCATCTTCAGTGAATCGTTCGTAGCGCAACAACATTCTCCTGAATTTCTGTAGCGGATCGGCCGCCTTAACGTATGCAAGTTCATCTTCATCACGATACAGGGTGTGCTTATCTGAATTAGAGTGTGAGCCAATACGTACACAGTTGGCATGAACAATAACCGGATTATGCTTTGTAATTGCATGTTCGCGGGCTTCGGCCATAGCATTCATGGAATCGAACACATCTTTGCCGTTGCAGTAGATGATTTTAAGATTCTTGAACCCGGAAAAATTAGCAGCAACCTTTGGATTGGATGTCTGGTCTTTTTTAGGAACAGATATTCCAAATCCGTTATCTTCTATTACAAAGATAACCGGCAACTGTTCCGTACTTGCCCCATTGATTGCTTCGTAAACAAACCCTTCGGATACGGAAGATTCACCGTGAGAGGCTATAACTACTCCTTTATGTCCATAGTAGGCCATGCCGCGGGCTACTCCTACTGCATGAAGATCCTGGGTTGCAGTAGCCGATGAGATATTTTCAATATTCCATTCCATCTTGGCAAAATGATTGGACATATGACGTCCACCACTTGTTAAGTCGGTTGCTTTGGAGAGTCCGTTAAGGATAATTTCTTCGGCAGTCATTCCGGCAGAAAGGGCGGCAAGCAAGTCACGGTAATAGGGGAAGAAGAAATCTTCTCCTCTGGTAAAGACTTGTCCCATGGCAAGTTGTATACCGTCATGCCCGGCATAGGGGGCATGAAACGACCAGCCCAATGATTGCAGCAAATAAGCTGGTGCTTTCTCGTCGATCATGCGACCAAGTGTCATGAGGTAATACCACTTTCTCAGTGTCTCTTTATTTGTGGTTTTTATATCGTACTTTTTCATACTTTGTCTTTTTAAGTGTTTTGAACTATCCGTTCCAGTTCTCAAGGTAATCGGCTATGCGTCTGAGGAATGCACCTCCCATTGCACCGTTAACAATACGATGATCATAAGAAAGTGAGAGATACATTTTATGACGGATGGCAATGGTATCGCCTTCGGGAGTTTCGACTACCGCCGGTTTTTTCTCTATGTATCCAACACCCAGAATGGCAACCTGCGGTTGGTTGATAATTGGTGTGCCTATAATGTTCTTGAAAGTACCAAAGTTTGTAATGGTAAAGGTTCCACCCTGAATATCATCCGGTGATAATTTATTGGCACGTGCTTTTGCCGCCAATGTATCGATACTTCCTGCCAATCCGCTAAGGCTTAGTTTATCGGCATTGTGTATTACCGGCACAATGAGGTTACCATCATTGAGCGATACCGCCACACCGACATTTATTTTCTTTTTCAGTATCATGCGATAACCATCAACAGATGCATTGACGTATGGATATTCTGCAAGGGCTTTGGTAACAGCCTCAACAATAGCAGGCATGTATGTGAGAGAGATACCTTCACGCCGTTTGAATGTTTCTTTGTTATGCTCACGCCAACGTACCAGTTTAGTAACATCAACCTCGACCACAGTTGTGACATGTGGCGATACTTGTTTTGACATAACCATGTGATCGGCAATGATACGGCGGACAAAGTCCATTTCAACCACTTCGTCACCATCGGAAACAGGTATAACAGGTGCTGCTGGCGCCGGTTTGGATTCTGCAGCAACAGGTTGAGAAACAGTTACAGGTTTAGGAGGTGCTACAGGAACTGGTTCTGTTGAAACAGCTTTCTGCGGAGTAACAAGAGCGGGTTCTGCTGGAACAGCTTTCTGCGAGGTAGCAAGAGCGGGTTCTGCTGAAATAGCTTTCTGTGGGGCAACAAGAGCAACCGGTTGAGTGCCTTTCTTTCTCTGCTCTACATAAGTCTTTATATCTTTTTTACTTAAACGTCCTTCGTAGCCGGTGCCGGGTATACTGTCAAGTTCTTCTTTAGAGAGCTGAGCTTCCTGAGCTATCTGAAGCACAATGGGAGAATACCACCTGGCTTCTTCACTCTTCACGTTCTTAATCGGTGCAGCGGAAGGTGCCGGAGCTTCTTCTTTCACAGCTGTACTTTCAGCAATTTCTGGTGTTTCTTCTTCAGAGTCTCCTTCGAGTTGCACGATTGCCACCACCGTTCCTACCGCAACGGTATCGCCTTCATTGAAGAGTATCTGAAGTATCTTTCCTGCAACGGGAGAAGGTATTTCCGCGCTAACTTTGGCAGTACTTACTTCAAACAATATATCGTCTTCGTTAATAACATCGCCTGCTTTGACCGACCATGTCATTATGGTTCCTTCTGTTATGCTTTCACCCAATTTGGGCATTTTTATTTCAAATGTAGCCATAGCTAATATTTTTAGTTATTTTAAATATGATGCATTAAAGTTCCAGTCGGATGTGGAATATTTATTCCTACTTAATTGTTTGATAGCCGACAGGTCTTTTTCACTGAATGTATATATCTTATTATTGGTTTCATTCTTTAGAAAGTAATTCATAATCAGTTCTTTCAGATTACTTATTTGCATGTTATCTGGTACGTATTCCTTAATATTGGTAACCGGACTTCTCACGGATTTTACGTAAACAGAACGTGACCGTGCAACATCATTCTGTTGAGTTGGTAAAGAAGTTAATGCTGCATTAAGACTCAATAAGTCCGTTGAATAGAGTAGTGTAGCATGATACATTACCCGTTTTTTATGGATGCATTGCGCACTTCCCGATATTTTCAGCCCATCAATATTTAGTCCCCGCCGTTCGTCGGCCTCAGCATTTATTCCTATTTCCCTAAGAAAGTTCTGAATCTGAATAAGGTATTTATTAAAATCAGCATTATCACTGTTTTCAATAAAGGTGAAATTCAGATTGCCGGCATCATGATACACAGCACCGCCACCGGAATATCTTCTTACTACTTTGATGCGGTGATCTCTCACAAAATCCATATTAACTTCTGCCCATACATTCTGATGTTTGCCAATGATGACTGATGGTTCATTCTGCCACAGCATGAATACATTCTCCTGAAAAGAATGCAGGAGATATTCTTCTGCCGCCAGATTGAACCAGGCATCTGTATATGGGTTGTTTATGCAAAGCATCTTGATAATGTTTTGATTGTTAATTGATCAGAGAAACAGACTTTCACGGATTATCTCGCTCACCGTAGGGTGCGGAAATATTTGTTTCTTCAGGTCTTCTACCGTCAGTTTTCTGTCGATGGCCATACTCATGCTTATAATCAGCTCGGATGCAGGATTGCCATACAAGTGGCAACCGATAATATGCTCCTCGTTGTCTGTGATCAGTTTGCAGAGTCCGTTGCCCAATTCATTTTCGGCAACAAACCGACCTGAATAAGCCATCGGCAACTTCAGAACATGATAATCTGTACCGCTCGCTTTTAGCTCTTCCTCTGTTTTTCCGGCTCCGGCAAGTTCAGGATTGGTATACACTACTCCCGGAACGGAATCGTAATTCATCTTATCCTCAATTCCCAGAATGTGATTAATTGCAACCTCTCCTTCACGAATAGCTGTATGTGCCAGTAGTGAGAATCCGGTGATGTCTCCACAAGCATAGACTCCGGGGTAACTGGTCTGCATATATTCATTAACCTTCACTCCACCTTTCTGTAATTCAACATGCAAATTTTCAAGACCAAGATTGGCAGTAACCGGTCTGCGGCCTACACTAACCAGAATCTTTTCGGCTTCAATAGTCTCCTGTTTACCATCCTTTTCAACAAAGACTTTTCCTGTTGCTACTTCTGTGACTTTGGTTCCCAGCAGAAATCGTACTCCCTTCTTAGTGTAATCCACTCTGAGCATTGCAGAGGTTTCCTTGTCCATAGCTCCCAATATCTCCGGCAGCATTTCTATAACAGTAACCTTTACTCCCATACTGTTAAAGAAAGAAGCAAACTCCATCCCGATAACCCCGCCACCAATAATAGCAAGAGATTTAGGAAGTTCTTTTAGTTCAAGTGCTTCTTTGGAAGTCCAGTATTCAGTTTCGGACAACCCCTTGATAGGAGGAATTACCGTTTCGGAACCTGTGCAGAGTAGCAGGTACTTGACTGAGTAAATCTCATTATTACAAGATATACTAATCGTTTCATTTTTCTCACCCTGAATAAAAGCTGTACCTTCAACAAGATGAACGCCATAAGCTTTCAGTTTCATACCAACACCGGATGTGAGTTTCTTAACCACCTTATCCTTACGGTTCATAATCTTTTGAAAATCGAACCCGGGATTAGCATCAGCAAGTATACCGTATTTAGAAGCACTTTTAATATTATCCAATATTTTTGCAGAATAGAGTAGAGTCTTGGTTGGAATACAACCTTCATTGAGACAGACTCCCCCTATTGCATTCTTTTCAAAAAGAACTGTTTTAAGTCCTCCTGAAGCGGCTCTTTCAGCAGCATTATATCCTGCCGGTCCGCCACCTATAATTGCTAAATCATATACCATAATATATTCCTTATTTATATCAAGTATAAACAAAAAAAACATCAATTAGTTCTAAAACAACAACTTATGATATATAAAGATTTTAAAAGTAATTTAAACGAAATAAAATTGCAAGTATAATAATATATTAAAACTTATAACAACCAAAAAGTTTCATTTTTGCTTTTCAGTAAGATACTTCCAAAAACGGACGGGCAAGTGTTGGCGATGAAGCCGCGGGTTAATACGTTCTTTAATAGCTATTGACTTAAAGTACTCTTTCCACATCTGCTGAAAAAGCTTTTCATCGTGCATCATAAGATCTTCGCTCAGCATACCGGTCAATAAATGGGATTCTTTTTCCTCAAAACGAACTTCGGTAACAGTGGAAAGATCGTAATAGTAGCCATATTCCCGCTTCAGATCATAAATCAACCACTTCTGGTCGGCAAAACGATCCTGAAAATGGCTCACAACAAGAGAAAGGACATTGTACATTGGTTCTATAGCGGCAAAATAAGTTCCATCAACCGCTTTCTGAAAACGGAGAAACTGAAGAACCCGTTCTCTCTCATAACCTACCTTTTTATAGATTTTTGCTATTTCAAGCACATCCGGATCGCCAAAGTTCATTTCTACCGACTTAGGGGAATCTATATTTTTACGCATATAACGAAAAAGAAGCATATCTATATCCGGAAGTTCTGAAAGCCAGCAAGCTGTAAGAGCTGACAAGGCAGTGCGGGAAAGTTTCTTTTGCAACCCTTTCCAAACGCGTTCCGACTTTTCGCTATCTGAGATAACTGTATATGTTTCATCACAAAAAAGAGGCAATGGTTCTCCTTCTACAACCAATGCCTCGGGAAATGTTTTTCGGTAATAAGCATCGAAAACAGCAGTCAGCAATCCTTCAAAGGTTTTATCATAGATGAAGGTTATCATTCTATTCTTCTTTAAATGGTAAAATCAGCTGTCTGTCATCTACTTTTTTACCTGGTTTAACCGTAAGCAGACGTCGAACCGCATCCGGATGCATTTCATTTACAGAGCGCATGGATAATTCATTGCAGGTAATAAAGTACTGTGCTTTCTTCATCACAACTCCTATTTTCTTGAGTTGGTAAGCGCCCAAACGGGAAAAGCGGCGGGAAGCAACAATCAGCTTTGCCGATTTTACGCCAATGCCGGGTACCCTGAGAATCATTTCATAATCGGCCTGATTGATATCAACAGGAAATGATTCGGGATGACGCAATGCCCATGATAACTTGGGATCTATCTCAAGATCAAGATCGGGATAGGCATCGTTCACAATCTCATCTACCTTAAACTGATAAAAACGAAGCAGCCAGTCGGCCTGATACAAACGATTCTCGCGCACCAATGGAGGTTGCTTTAAGGCGGGCAAGCGTTTGTCGTATTCATTAACCGAAATATAGCCGGAATAATAGACCCGCTTCATACTAGGACGATCATAAAGGGAAGAGGATAGATTGAGAATATCTTTATCGGTATCGGCAGTAGCACCCACAATCATCTGTGTGCTTTGTCCGGCTGGAGCAAACCGAGGGGCATAACGATATTTTTTTCGTTCTTCAAGGTTTTCCAGGACTCCCTGCTGAATGTATTGCATTGGTTTGAATACACTCTGAAAGTCCTTTTCAGGAGCTAGTCTTTGTAGACTCTGTTCATTAGGGATTTCAATATTTACGCTTAAACGATCTGCATATAAACCTGCTTCATTTACAAGGTCCTGACTTGCACCCGGAATACTTTTAAGGTGTATATATCCGTTAAATTTGTGCACCAGTCGCAAGTCTTTTGCAACCCGCACCAATCGTTCCATCGTATAATCGGGATTACGAACCACCCCCGAACTAAGAAAAAGTCCTTCGATATAATTTCTACGGTAAAATTCGATGG is part of the uncultured Bacteroides sp. genome and encodes:
- a CDS encoding HipA domain-containing protein, which encodes MGKCLYCYKETEEGNDFHPACSKKIFGTAIPPILPYDRKDLVTLGEQVVRSKTVLTGVQAKLSVDIDNTRKGESERLTIVGLWGRFILKPQTEQYRNLPEVEDLTMHLAEIAKIKVVPHSLIRFKDGELCYITRRIDREKNGEKFPMEDMCQLSERLTEYKYKGSYEQIAKVIFKYSTIAKLDVINFWEQVLFSWITGNADMHLKNFSLYSISKGVYSLTPGYDMLSTTLVMPEDTEELALNLNGKKKKLKKEDFIKAFKASELEDKIIENIFGKFEKALPKWLVFIDSSFLPNDMKEVYKNLITDKLNKLKTNK
- a CDS encoding HipA N-terminal domain-containing protein: MKQAKIQIHSQLAGILTEDENGFTFCYDDNYLKQEDAEAISLTLPLTDKPYHNSVLFPFFDGLIPEGWLLGIAERSWKISQRDRMSLLMACCKDCIGAVSVIPIEEEE
- a CDS encoding thiamine pyrophosphate-dependent enzyme, coding for MKKYDIKTTNKETLRKWYYLMTLGRMIDEKAPAYLLQSLGWSFHAPYAGHDGIQLAMGQVFTRGEDFFFPYYRDLLAALSAGMTAEEIILNGLSKATDLTSGGRHMSNHFAKMEWNIENISSATATQDLHAVGVARGMAYYGHKGVVIASHGESSVSEGFVYEAINGASTEQLPVIFVIEDNGFGISVPKKDQTSNPKVAANFSGFKNLKIIYCNGKDVFDSMNAMAEAREHAITKHNPVIVHANCVRIGSHSNSDKHTLYRDEDELAYVKAADPLQKFRRMLLRYERFTEDELKKIEEEAKKELSSANKKAIAAPDPDASTVLDYVLPEPYKPQVYVDGTHNQEGEKKNMVTAINETLKAEFRHNPDTFLWGQDVANKDKGGVFNVTKGMQQEFGVKRVFNAPIAEDYIVGTANGMSRFDPKIRIVIEGAEFADYFWPAVEQYVECTHEYWRSNGQFVPNITLRLASGGYIGGGLYHSQTLEGALTTLPGARIVYPSFADDAAGLLRTSMRSKGFTLYLEPKAQYNAVEAATVVPDDFEVPFGKARIRREGTDLSIITYGNTTHFCLTVADRLAKESGWNVEVIDLRSLIPLDKEAIFESVKKTSKALIVHEDKVFSGFGAEIAAMIGEDMFRYLDAPVQRVGSIFTPVGFHPNFEKAILPGEERIYKAAKSLLEY
- a CDS encoding DUF3427 domain-containing protein, whose product is MQQGIYEEIISQLIQKKILGLDNQRFYIGTKTLDSEEAAIYLSRYLNKVIYFAINNLKAEKRLDVGITLVNDIIRLVRDRFKMGEQDLNLLDVQGKLLTAIIDKTTCSYPDVAEYLKAITPYTRLTQSELFTGSNQSISLESEMKREIASSDEVCILVSFIKWTGLSGLLDNFLQFTESGKRLRVITTSYIGATDLKAVQFLAGLKNTEIKISYNNSNERLHAKAYLFLRKTGFDTGYIGSSNISHSALNRGLEWNIKITQAEIGHVIDKFHKTFETYWESPEFETFQLGIDDEKLSKSLKQQKFGKSLDLTELRKCEPFWYQKEILDKLLIERNVHNRWNNLIVAATGTGKTMISAFDYRRFKNENPHAKLLYVAHRKEILLQAQKTFKDVLQDYNFGQLWVDGLEPDNYDFLFASNMTLKNRVNDLPLANDYYDYIIIDEVHHVSASSYRPILNRFKPKILVGLTATPERTDGEDILPDFCNVIAAEIRLPEALNQRLLCPFQYFGVSDNIDLSRVSWENGKYNVAELTRVYTEGDDRVRLIINALDRYLTDIHSVRALCFCASVDHAKYMAMKFSLVGLKADVLLGDTHDRTGIRKQLERKEINYLFVVDVFNEGVDIPSVDTVLFLRPTESLTVFLQQLGRGLRLHENKQCLTVLDFVGNARAEYNFESRFRAMIGRSNMSIKEEIEEGFVHLPLGCTIVLEKQAQSYILNNIKSYVSFNKAKILTRIRNFKYETNLPLTLSNFLQITHIPFRRIYNWDNTSWVTLCMDAGVIDLQELPFMKELSRAVRKKWLSADSYSYFSFLYKLATKRFIVKEEELSADEALMATMFYYDMWQDAGIFNSLQEMFDALADVPLLIYEMIDIFTLLCDSVQTLEIPLLIDFPCPLRVHGRYTREQIQVALGKSTLAKKSSGREGVERNKDLNVEAMFVDLNKTERDYSPTTMYNDYALSETLFHWQSQNSASEESSVGTAYINGQNRMLLFAREQKKDEYNNTMGYIFLGEVTYVSHYGNRPMNIRWKLKTPMPALLWDFAGKLAVG
- a CDS encoding FKBP-type peptidyl-prolyl cis-trans isomerase, whose product is MSLKHKDYKEANMRFLEENLNEEGVMELPCGVQYKVILQGKGPVPTTKSMVKVHYKGTLIDGTVFDDSFSRKRPESFRVNEVITGWQEALQAMPLGSRWMIYIPYVLGYGTRAAGKIKPYSTLIFEVELLGVK
- a CDS encoding flavodoxin; this translates as MRKIGLFYGTSTKKTAAIAQQIQAAFGKEDLDIVPIESAWKEEFLAYSYLIVGTSTWFDGELPTYWDEIIPELTSLELQDKKVAIFGLGDQVNYPDNFVDGIGLLAEAFETAGAQLVGHTSAEGYSFNNSQALKEGKFLGLALDVENQPEQIEKRVHDWVEQLRKEFR
- a CDS encoding helix-turn-helix transcriptional regulator; the encoded protein is MEYLSLSEYVKQMRKQYNLTQVDLSEKSGVGLRFVRELERGKQSLRLDKVNQILNLFGSEVGVVPMNKDNFGV